In one Winogradskyella sp. MH6 genomic region, the following are encoded:
- the rplQ gene encoding 50S ribosomal protein L17 has product MRHGKKFNHLGRQSAHRKSMLANMACSLIEHKRINTTTAKAKALKQFVEPLITKSKEDTTHNRRIVMSRLRQKEAVAELFRDVAAKVGDRPGGYTRIIKLGNRLGDNADMSMIELVDYNELYNADKPAKKSTRRSRRGGKKSTTAVPPVETQASNEEE; this is encoded by the coding sequence ATGAGACACGGAAAAAAATTCAATCATTTAGGAAGACAGTCTGCACACAGAAAGTCAATGTTAGCTAATATGGCATGTTCTTTAATAGAGCATAAGCGTATTAACACAACAACTGCTAAGGCTAAAGCTTTAAAACAGTTTGTGGAACCGTTAATTACAAAGTCTAAAGAAGACACTACTCACAATAGAAGAATTGTGATGTCTAGACTTAGACAAAAAGAAGCGGTTGCTGAATTGTTTAGAGATGTAGCTGCAAAAGTAGGTGATCGTCCAGGTGGTTATACTCGTATCATTAAGTTAGGAAACCGTTTAGGTGATAACGCTGATATGTCTATGATAGAATTAGTAGATTACAATGAGCTTTATAATGCTGATAAGCCTGCTAAGAAATCAACTCGTAGAAGTAGAAGAGGTGGTAAGAAGAGTACAACTGCTGTTCCTCCTGTAGAAACTCAAGCTTCAAACGAAGAAGAATAA
- the carA gene encoding glutamine-hydrolyzing carbamoyl-phosphate synthase small subunit — translation MKYKQRKKALILLEDGTIFYGKSIGKDGTAFGEVCFNTGTTGYQEIFTDPSYFGQLMVTTNAHIGNYGTKEDEMESEDVKIAGLICKNFSFEYSRPAGDSSLEDFFEKYNTLAIADVDTRALVSYIRDNGAMNAVISTEVDDVDNLKKQLAEQPDMKGLELASRVSTKEPYYFGDENATYKIAALDIGIKKNILRNLAKRDAYIKVFPYNSKFEDLEAFNPDGYFLSNGPGDPEPLVEAQAVAKEIIARNKPLFGICLGHQVIALANGISTYKMHNGHRGINHPVKNLITGKGEITSQNHGFAINREETEANDNVEITHVHLNDNTVAGIKIKDKNCFSVQYHPEASPGPNDSVYLFDQFIENIKNN, via the coding sequence ATGAAATATAAACAAAGAAAAAAAGCACTGATTCTATTAGAAGATGGTACCATTTTTTATGGTAAATCAATAGGAAAAGATGGTACAGCATTTGGTGAAGTATGCTTTAATACTGGTACAACAGGTTATCAGGAAATTTTTACTGATCCTTCTTATTTTGGTCAATTGATGGTTACCACAAATGCACATATTGGTAATTATGGTACTAAGGAAGATGAAATGGAATCTGAAGATGTTAAGATAGCAGGTTTAATTTGCAAAAACTTTAGTTTTGAATACTCTCGCCCTGCAGGAGATAGTTCATTAGAAGATTTCTTTGAAAAATACAATACACTAGCCATTGCAGATGTAGATACAAGAGCTTTGGTTAGCTACATAAGAGATAACGGAGCAATGAATGCTGTTATTTCTACAGAAGTAGATGATGTAGATAATCTTAAAAAGCAGTTAGCTGAACAGCCAGATATGAAAGGTTTAGAGTTGGCTTCAAGAGTATCAACTAAAGAGCCTTATTATTTTGGTGATGAAAATGCAACATATAAAATTGCGGCTTTAGATATAGGAATAAAAAAGAATATTCTTAGAAATTTAGCCAAGCGAGATGCTTATATAAAAGTATTTCCTTACAACTCAAAATTTGAGGATTTAGAAGCATTTAATCCAGATGGTTACTTTTTGTCAAACGGACCAGGCGATCCAGAACCATTGGTAGAAGCACAAGCAGTAGCAAAAGAAATTATTGCCAGAAATAAGCCATTATTTGGTATTTGTTTAGGACATCAAGTTATTGCTTTAGCTAACGGAATTTCTACTTATAAAATGCATAATGGACATAGAGGTATAAACCATCCGGTAAAAAATCTTATTACAGGAAAAGGTGAAATTACATCTCAAAATCATGGTTTTGCTATTAATAGAGAAGAAACCGAAGCCAATGATAATGTAGAAATAACTCATGTACATCTTAATGATAATACAGTAGCAGGCATTAAAATAAAAGATAAGAATTGCTTCTCGGTACAGTACCACCCTGAAGCAAGTCCTGGACCAAATGATTCAGTATATTTATTTGATCAGTTTATAGAGAATATTAAAAATAACTAG
- the eno gene encoding phosphopyruvate hydratase, with product MSIIVNVHARQILDSRGNPTVEVDVVTENGIMGRAAVPSGASTGEHEAVELRDGGDTYMGKGVLKAVENVNSTIAQELLGISVFEQNMIDQLMIEIDGTKNKSNLGANAILGVSLAVAKAAANELGMPLYRYVGGVSANTLPLPMMNIINGGSHSDAPIAFQEFMIMPVKAENFTHAMQMGTEIFHNLKKVLHDRGLSTAVGDEGGFAPNLAGGTEDALDSIKLAVEKAGYKFGEDVKIALDCAAAEFYVDGKYDYTKFEGESGKIRTSAEQADYLAELASKYPIISIEDGMDENDWDGWKVLTDKIGDKVQLVGDDLFVTNVERLSRGIENGIANSILIKVNQIGTLSETISAVNMAHNAGYTSVMSHRSGETEDNTIADLAVALNTGQIKTGSASRSDRMAKYNQLLRIEEELGDVAYFPQEKAFKVK from the coding sequence ATGAGCATTATAGTTAATGTACACGCAAGACAAATTTTAGATTCTAGAGGTAATCCAACTGTAGAAGTAGATGTTGTAACAGAAAATGGTATTATGGGAAGAGCTGCTGTGCCTTCTGGCGCATCAACTGGTGAGCATGAGGCTGTTGAATTACGAGATGGCGGAGATACTTACATGGGAAAAGGCGTGTTGAAAGCTGTAGAAAATGTGAATTCAACTATAGCTCAAGAGTTACTTGGTATATCTGTTTTTGAACAAAATATGATAGACCAATTAATGATTGAGATTGATGGTACAAAAAATAAAAGCAACTTAGGCGCTAACGCTATATTGGGTGTTTCTCTTGCAGTTGCCAAAGCTGCCGCTAATGAATTAGGAATGCCATTATACAGATATGTTGGTGGAGTATCGGCAAACACGTTACCATTACCAATGATGAATATCATTAACGGTGGTTCTCATAGTGATGCACCAATTGCATTTCAGGAATTTATGATTATGCCTGTTAAAGCAGAAAACTTTACACACGCTATGCAAATGGGAACAGAGATTTTCCATAACCTTAAAAAAGTATTACACGATAGAGGTTTAAGTACTGCAGTAGGTGACGAAGGTGGCTTTGCTCCAAACTTAGCTGGTGGAACAGAAGATGCACTAGATTCAATAAAGTTAGCTGTAGAAAAAGCAGGATATAAATTTGGGGAGGACGTTAAGATTGCTCTAGATTGTGCTGCAGCGGAGTTTTATGTTGATGGTAAATATGACTATACAAAGTTTGAAGGCGAATCTGGTAAAATAAGAACATCTGCAGAGCAAGCTGATTACTTGGCTGAACTAGCTTCAAAATATCCAATTATTTCTATTGAAGATGGTATGGATGAAAACGATTGGGACGGTTGGAAAGTTTTAACAGACAAGATCGGTGATAAAGTACAGTTGGTAGGAGACGATTTATTTGTAACCAATGTAGAACGTTTATCTCGTGGTATTGAAAACGGAATAGCAAATTCTATCTTAATTAAAGTAAACCAAATAGGTACCTTATCTGAAACTATTTCTGCGGTAAATATGGCACACAATGCTGGTTACACATCTGTAATGTCACATAGATCAGGTGAAACAGAAGATAACACAATTGCAGATTTAGCAGTAGCATTAAACACAGGTCAGATTAAAACAGGTTCAGCGTCGCGTAGCGATCGTATGGCAAAATACAACCAGTTATTACGTATAGAAGAAGAACTTGGAGATGTAGCTTACTTTCCTCAAGAAAAAGCATTTAAAGTGAAATAA
- a CDS encoding citrate synthase yields the protein MSDKATLEINGEKYELPLKVGTEKEVAIDIKTLRNATGGVITLDPGYKNTGSCESAITFLDGEKGILRYRGYSIEELAEKADFLEVVYLLIFGELPTQEQLDKFSKDIKEESVVDDDVKKILDAFPKSAHPMGVLSSLTSALTAFYPSSVDVNSEEAMYNAIVRILAKFPILVAWTMRKKHGLPLDYGDKNLGYVENVLKMMFKRPDSEYEQNPILVNALDKLLILHADHEQNCSASTVRIAGSSHAGLFVSLASGISALWGPLHGGANQAVLEMLEAIKADGGDTKKYMAKAKDKEDPFRLMGFGHRVYKNFDPRARIIKKAADEVLGDLGVEDPILDIAKGLEKEALEDQYFVDRKLYPNVDFYSGIIYRAMGIPVEMFTVMFALGRLPGWIAQWREMRMRKEPIGRPRQLYIGETYREFKTIDKR from the coding sequence ATGTCAGATAAAGCTACCTTAGAAATTAATGGTGAAAAGTATGAACTACCACTAAAAGTAGGAACTGAGAAAGAAGTTGCCATTGATATAAAAACCTTAAGAAATGCAACAGGAGGTGTTATTACCTTAGATCCTGGATATAAAAATACAGGAAGTTGCGAAAGTGCCATAACCTTCTTAGATGGTGAAAAAGGAATACTTAGGTACAGAGGCTATTCTATTGAAGAATTAGCTGAAAAAGCTGACTTTTTAGAAGTTGTATACTTATTGATTTTTGGTGAATTACCAACGCAAGAGCAATTAGACAAATTTTCAAAAGATATTAAAGAAGAGTCTGTTGTAGATGACGATGTTAAAAAGATATTAGATGCTTTTCCTAAGTCAGCACATCCAATGGGTGTATTGTCTTCTTTAACAAGTGCTTTAACCGCATTTTATCCATCTTCTGTTGATGTAAATTCAGAAGAGGCCATGTATAATGCTATTGTTAGAATCTTAGCAAAGTTTCCGATTCTTGTGGCTTGGACAATGCGTAAAAAACACGGTTTACCATTAGATTATGGTGACAAAAATTTAGGTTACGTAGAAAACGTGCTTAAAATGATGTTTAAAAGACCAGATAGCGAGTATGAACAAAACCCAATTTTAGTTAATGCTTTAGACAAACTTTTAATTCTACATGCAGATCATGAGCAAAATTGCTCGGCTTCAACAGTAAGAATTGCAGGTTCTTCTCATGCAGGTTTATTTGTATCCTTAGCATCTGGTATTTCCGCACTTTGGGGACCATTACATGGTGGTGCTAACCAAGCGGTATTAGAAATGTTAGAAGCTATTAAGGCTGATGGAGGAGATACTAAGAAATACATGGCAAAAGCAAAAGATAAAGAAGATCCTTTCCGTCTAATGGGCTTTGGTCACCGTGTATATAAAAACTTTGACCCTAGAGCAAGAATAATTAAAAAAGCAGCAGACGAAGTTTTAGGAGATTTAGGTGTAGAAGATCCTATTTTAGATATAGCGAAAGGACTTGAAAAAGAAGCTTTAGAAGACCAATATTTTGTAGATAGAAAATTATATCCTAATGTAGATTTCTATTCAGGTATCATCTATAGAGCAATGGGTATTCCTGTGGAGATGTTCACGGTTATGTTTGCACTTGGTCGTTTACCAGGTTGGATAGCACAATGGAGAGAAATGCGTATGCGTAAAGAGCCAATCGGACGTCCTAGACAATTATATATCGGTGAAACTTATAGAGAGTTTAAAACCATTGATAAAAGATAA
- a CDS encoding dimethylarginine dimethylaminohydrolase family protein — MKLNIQNETSRLRAVILGTAESNGPVPSIEEAYDPKSLEHIKAGTYPTEQDMVAEMDAVAKVFEKYDVKVYRPNIIKECNQIFTRDIGFVIDDVFIKANILPDREEELNAIQYIIDKIDKDKVTRPPEEVHIEGGDVIVWNDHIFIGTYRGEDYSDYIVARTNQAGVDYIANKFPNKTVKSFNLRKSQTNAMENALHLDCCFQPIGKNKAILHKNGFLEKDEYEWLVDFFGKDNIFEITKEEMYHMNSNVFSISEDVIISEQNFTRLNTWLRENGFTVEEVPYGEIAKQEGLLRCSTLPLIRD, encoded by the coding sequence ATGAAACTAAATATACAAAACGAAACGTCTCGTCTTAGGGCTGTTATCTTAGGAACAGCAGAGAGTAATGGACCAGTACCTTCAATTGAAGAAGCTTATGATCCAAAATCATTAGAGCATATAAAAGCAGGAACTTATCCAACTGAACAAGATATGGTCGCCGAAATGGATGCGGTTGCTAAGGTATTTGAAAAATATGATGTTAAAGTTTACAGACCGAACATTATTAAAGAATGTAATCAAATCTTCACTAGAGATATTGGTTTTGTAATAGATGATGTTTTTATTAAAGCAAATATACTACCTGATAGAGAAGAGGAGTTAAACGCTATTCAATATATTATAGATAAAATAGACAAGGATAAAGTAACGCGTCCTCCAGAAGAAGTGCATATTGAGGGAGGTGATGTTATTGTTTGGAACGATCATATTTTTATTGGTACATATAGAGGTGAAGATTACTCAGATTATATTGTTGCTAGAACTAACCAGGCAGGTGTAGATTATATAGCAAACAAGTTTCCTAATAAAACAGTAAAGAGTTTTAATCTTAGAAAATCGCAAACTAATGCTATGGAAAATGCATTGCATTTAGATTGTTGTTTTCAGCCTATTGGAAAGAATAAAGCGATATTACATAAAAACGGATTTTTAGAGAAAGATGAATACGAATGGCTTGTCGATTTCTTTGGAAAGGATAACATTTTTGAAATTACAAAAGAAGAAATGTACCACATGAATAGTAATGTATTCTCTATTTCTGAAGATGTTATCATTTCAGAACAAAACTTTACCCGTTTAAATACTTGGTTGAGAGAAAATGGTTTTACTGTTGAAGAAGTACCTTATGGTGAGATTGCTAAACAAGAAGGGTTACTTCGTTGTTCAACTTTACCTTTGATAAGAGATTAA
- a CDS encoding acyl-CoA-binding protein, with product MTSEELHKEFEDAVDRINAHTEPFPADFLLRLYAYYKKATNDYGRPSSRKPIINAFKTNALFQVQNISQDEAKKEYIDLVNKYFLYRE from the coding sequence ATGACATCAGAAGAGCTACATAAAGAGTTTGAAGATGCTGTAGATCGTATTAACGCGCATACAGAACCGTTTCCTGCTGACTTTTTACTGCGCTTATATGCCTATTATAAAAAAGCAACCAACGATTATGGGAGACCAAGTAGTCGTAAACCTATAATTAATGCTTTTAAGACTAATGCTTTATTTCAAGTACAAAACATTAGCCAAGATGAAGCTAAAAAAGAGTATATAGATCTGGTGAACAAGTACTTTCTATACCGCGAATAA
- a CDS encoding phosphatidylserine decarboxylase family protein: protein MFHKEGHKIIFITLVLVVGSFFLIDEFVTNEWLRKGLMIAILIFFILILQFFRNPKRHTHANEKHALSPVDGKVVVIEEVMENEVFKDKRIQVSVFMSPINVHVTRYPISGNVSFSKYHPGKYLVAWHPKASEENERTTVVVENESFGKVLYRQIAGALAKRIVNYATVNSKAVQGEDSGFIKFGSRVDLFLPLDAEIKVELNQKVRGGESIIAEMK, encoded by the coding sequence ATGTTTCATAAAGAAGGTCATAAAATTATATTTATTACATTAGTCCTTGTTGTAGGATCATTTTTTTTAATCGACGAGTTTGTTACTAATGAATGGCTCAGAAAGGGCTTAATGATAGCCATACTTATTTTCTTTATTCTTATTCTTCAATTTTTCAGGAATCCTAAACGTCATACTCATGCCAATGAAAAGCATGCTCTATCTCCCGTTGATGGTAAAGTTGTAGTTATAGAGGAGGTAATGGAAAACGAAGTTTTTAAAGACAAGCGTATACAAGTTTCTGTATTTATGTCTCCTATCAATGTGCATGTTACAAGATACCCTATAAGCGGAAATGTAAGTTTTAGTAAATACCATCCTGGTAAATATTTGGTAGCATGGCATCCAAAAGCTAGCGAAGAAAATGAGCGTACAACTGTTGTCGTCGAAAATGAAAGTTTTGGTAAAGTGCTATATCGTCAAATTGCAGGAGCGCTTGCAAAACGTATTGTTAACTACGCTACTGTAAATTCTAAAGCTGTTCAAGGAGAAGATTCTGGATTTATAAAATTTGGCTCTAGAGTAGATTTATTTTTACCTTTAGATGCAGAGATTAAGGTAGAGCTTAACCAAAAAGTAAGAGGTGGAGAAAGTATTATTGCCGAAATGAAATAG
- a CDS encoding phosphatidate cytidylyltransferase, whose translation MKELSIRAISGVIYVLLLIGSLYMQNALTALLLLFGILSLAEFSNLIKLKSFAQYIIFILLFGGFWYLCLWNKNTSGSDEAIQIVLVITIFVNLILIKDLFTTKRIPIFSSKNFIVTTFYLTSGFIFMLLIANYKNVFTPLLLLGGFILIWVNDSAAYLVGKNFGKQKLFPSISPKKTVEGFLGGLFFACISSYFIAKYTETLGFTSWLIMAIIVSVFGTLGDLIESKFKRQAGVKDSGVIMPGHGGLLDRLDSIIFASPFIYLFLRILSYVS comes from the coding sequence ATGAAAGAATTATCCATTAGAGCCATATCTGGCGTTATCTACGTGTTATTACTCATTGGGTCTTTGTATATGCAAAATGCATTAACTGCTTTACTTCTATTATTTGGAATTTTAAGCTTAGCTGAATTCAGCAATCTAATTAAGCTAAAATCTTTTGCGCAGTATATTATTTTCATTTTACTTTTTGGTGGGTTTTGGTATTTATGCCTTTGGAATAAAAATACATCTGGCAGTGATGAAGCCATTCAGATTGTATTGGTAATCACCATATTTGTTAACTTAATTCTTATAAAGGATTTATTTACGACTAAACGCATTCCTATTTTTAGTTCCAAGAATTTTATTGTAACAACGTTCTATTTAACCAGTGGTTTCATTTTTATGCTACTCATAGCTAATTATAAAAATGTATTTACACCTCTTTTACTTTTAGGTGGCTTTATACTCATTTGGGTTAACGATAGTGCAGCCTACTTAGTTGGCAAAAACTTTGGAAAACAAAAACTATTTCCAAGTATATCACCCAAAAAAACTGTTGAAGGTTTTCTGGGTGGATTATTTTTTGCTTGTATTTCTAGTTATTTCATTGCTAAATATACTGAGACTCTAGGTTTTACTAGTTGGCTAATTATGGCAATTATTGTGAGTGTCTTTGGTACTTTGGGTGATTTAATAGAATCTAAATTTAAACGTCAAGCAGGTGTAAAAGATAGTGGAGTTATAATGCCTGGGCATGGAGGGCTTTTAGACCGACTAGATAGTATTATCTTTGCGTCACCATTTATATATTTGTTTTTAAGAATACTAAGCTATGTTTCATAA
- a CDS encoding LUD domain-containing protein — protein MSLFRKLFGKKSNQSEEQIPNQERGKYMPEIKLPADERFTINFKANGGKFLYCENMNEVKESFNAILDENQWHNDKVFVIDERLLDLFKDIKLNSTNKISESKYFLSTCEYLISDDGSLLISSNQIAEKKLKELPEHFIIYATTSQFAENIGEGLKGIKAKSKSKIPTNITTIKHFKTADDKDFLTYGSSAKNLYLLLLEDL, from the coding sequence ATGAGCTTATTTCGTAAACTCTTCGGAAAAAAATCAAATCAATCCGAAGAACAAATACCAAATCAAGAGCGTGGCAAGTACATGCCTGAAATTAAGTTGCCTGCCGACGAACGTTTTACCATAAACTTCAAGGCTAATGGAGGCAAGTTCTTGTATTGCGAAAATATGAATGAAGTTAAGGAAAGTTTCAATGCTATTTTAGATGAAAATCAATGGCACAACGATAAAGTATTTGTTATTGATGAACGTTTACTAGACTTGTTTAAAGATATCAAGCTTAATAGTACTAATAAAATTTCTGAAAGCAAGTATTTTTTGTCAACCTGCGAATACTTAATTTCTGATGACGGTTCCCTACTAATTTCATCTAACCAGATTGCTGAGAAAAAGCTCAAAGAGCTACCTGAGCATTTTATAATCTATGCTACAACAAGTCAATTTGCAGAAAATATAGGTGAAGGTTTAAAAGGCATTAAAGCAAAAAGCAAATCTAAAATCCCAACAAACATTACCACTATAAAGCATTTTAAAACTGCGGACGACAAAGATTTTCTTACCTATGGAAGTAGTGCAAAAAATCTATACCTACTTCTATTAGAAGACTTATAA
- the ftsH gene encoding ATP-dependent zinc metalloprotease FtsH — MAKDNKNLNKKPKVNPYWIYGVIIAIFISIQLFSGGFGGSTGLQINPSQFIEYLDKGDVAKVEIVNKREARVYLTKEAQQEEIHKKSKPNTILPSVTPIPNYKFEFGDLQNFEKDIKKSIDENHLSTVVEYETEQNVWGDFLLTLLPFILIIGVWIFIMRRMSSGGGGGAGGQIFNIGKSKAKLFDEKSDTKTSFKDVAGLEGAKEEVQEIVDFLKFPEKYTSLGGKIPKGALLVGPPGTGKTLLAKAVAGEAKVPFFSLSGSDFVEMFVGVGASRVRDLFKQAKEKSPSIIFIDEIDAIGRARGKNNFSGSNDERENTLNQLLTEMDGFGTNTNVIVLAATNRADVLDSALMRAGRFDRQIYVDLPDVRERKEIFEVHLRPLKKEETLDIDFLAKQTPGFSGADIANVCNEAALIAARKGKKAVNKQDFLDAVDRIIGGLEKKNKIITPEEKRAVAFHEAGHATISWMLEHAAPLVKVTIVPRGRSLGAAWYLPEERLIVRPEQMLDEMCAALGGRAAEKVIFGKISTGALSDLEKVTKQARAMVTIYGLSDKVGNLTYYDSSGQSEYGFTKPYSEQTAELIDKEISDIIEKQYERAVKLLEENKDKLTELAEVLLDKEVIFKDNLEKIFGKRAFDKEEIIAEEEE; from the coding sequence ATGGCAAAAGACAATAAAAATTTAAATAAAAAACCAAAAGTAAATCCGTATTGGATTTACGGTGTTATCATCGCTATATTCATATCAATTCAATTGTTTTCTGGTGGATTTGGTGGATCTACAGGTTTACAGATTAACCCTTCACAGTTTATAGAATATTTGGATAAAGGTGATGTCGCTAAGGTAGAAATTGTAAACAAGCGAGAAGCAAGAGTTTATTTAACTAAAGAAGCTCAACAAGAAGAGATTCACAAAAAGTCGAAACCAAATACTATTCTTCCTTCGGTAACTCCAATTCCGAATTATAAATTTGAATTTGGTGATCTTCAAAATTTCGAAAAAGACATTAAAAAAAGTATAGATGAGAATCATCTCAGCACTGTTGTTGAGTATGAAACCGAGCAAAACGTTTGGGGAGATTTTCTACTTACACTTCTACCATTTATCTTAATTATAGGTGTTTGGATTTTTATAATGAGACGTATGTCTTCTGGCGGAGGTGGCGGAGCTGGCGGACAGATTTTCAACATAGGAAAATCTAAAGCCAAACTTTTCGATGAGAAATCAGACACTAAAACTTCTTTTAAAGATGTTGCAGGTTTAGAAGGAGCTAAAGAAGAAGTACAAGAAATTGTAGATTTTTTAAAGTTTCCTGAAAAATACACCTCACTTGGAGGTAAAATTCCTAAAGGTGCATTACTTGTAGGACCTCCAGGAACTGGTAAAACCTTATTAGCAAAAGCCGTTGCAGGCGAAGCAAAAGTGCCTTTCTTTTCACTATCTGGTTCGGACTTCGTAGAAATGTTTGTAGGTGTAGGAGCCTCTCGTGTAAGAGATTTGTTTAAACAAGCTAAGGAAAAATCACCATCAATTATTTTTATTGATGAAATTGATGCCATTGGTAGAGCAAGAGGAAAAAACAATTTCTCTGGTTCTAATGATGAACGTGAAAACACATTAAACCAGTTATTAACTGAAATGGATGGTTTTGGCACAAATACAAATGTTATTGTGTTAGCAGCAACCAACAGAGCAGACGTTTTAGATAGCGCATTAATGCGTGCTGGTCGATTTGATAGACAAATTTATGTTGACCTTCCAGATGTAAGAGAACGTAAAGAGATATTTGAAGTACACTTACGTCCACTTAAAAAAGAGGAGACTTTAGATATAGATTTCCTAGCAAAGCAAACACCTGGTTTCTCTGGTGCTGACATCGCTAACGTTTGTAATGAAGCCGCTTTAATTGCTGCAAGAAAAGGTAAAAAAGCAGTTAACAAACAAGATTTCTTAGACGCTGTTGATAGAATCATCGGTGGATTAGAAAAGAAAAATAAAATTATAACTCCAGAAGAAAAACGTGCCGTTGCTTTTCACGAAGCAGGTCATGCCACTATAAGCTGGATGTTAGAGCATGCTGCGCCTTTAGTAAAAGTCACTATTGTACCTAGAGGTCGTTCTCTTGGTGCTGCGTGGTATTTACCAGAAGAACGCCTTATTGTAAGACCAGAGCAAATGTTAGACGAAATGTGTGCTGCATTGGGTGGCAGAGCTGCAGAGAAAGTTATTTTTGGTAAAATTTCTACTGGTGCTTTAAGTGATTTAGAAAAAGTAACAAAGCAAGCTAGAGCTATGGTTACCATTTATGGACTGAGTGATAAGGTAGGAAACCTAACGTATTACGATTCTTCGGGTCAGTCTGAATATGGATTTACAAAACCATATAGCGAGCAAACTGCTGAGCTTATAGATAAAGAGATTTCTGATATTATAGAAAAGCAATACGAAAGAGCAGTAAAACTTCTCGAAGAAAACAAAGACAAACTTACTGAACTTGCTGAAGTACTGTTAGATAAAGAAGTAATTTTTAAGGACAATCTTGAAAAAATCTTCGGAAAACGTGCTTTTGACAAAGAAGAAATAATTGCAGAGGAAGAAGAATAA
- the rsfS gene encoding ribosome silencing factor, whose amino-acid sequence MTKEKTSADQLITTIIAGIEEVKGKEITILDLRDIENTVCDYFIVCEGTSNTQVNAIVNSIQKLVSKTTKDKPWHVEGTDNAEWVLMDYVNVVVHVFQKHIREYYDIESLWGDAKMTQIETSY is encoded by the coding sequence ATGACGAAAGAAAAAACTAGCGCAGACCAACTCATTACCACAATCATTGCTGGAATAGAAGAGGTTAAAGGAAAAGAAATTACAATTTTAGATTTAAGAGATATTGAAAATACGGTTTGCGATTATTTTATAGTTTGTGAAGGTACTTCTAATACACAGGTTAACGCAATCGTCAACTCCATACAAAAGTTAGTAAGCAAAACCACTAAAGACAAACCTTGGCATGTTGAAGGTACAGATAATGCCGAATGGGTTTTAATGGATTATGTAAATGTTGTAGTACATGTGTTCCAAAAACACATAAGAGAATACTACGACATAGAAAGTCTATGGGGAGACGCTAAAATGACGCAAATAGAAACAAGTTACTAA
- a CDS encoding biotin--[acetyl-CoA-carboxylase] ligase, translated as MYIIKLDAIDSTNSYLKAMSAVNLPKDFTVVVANHQTQGRGQMGTIWQTEDGKNLTASVFKEVGSIAIEKQFYISMVVAISICKALDYLKIPKLSIKWPNDILSANKKICGILIENVIKQNQLKGSIIGFGLNVNQKHFDNLPKASSMNLLTGIVYDRDEILSGILTELQAYFKLLDAKNYSEIKTQYETLLFRKDKPSTFKNEDGTIFSGIIKSITETGKLNVWTEDDIIKTFDLKQVTLLY; from the coding sequence ATGTACATTATCAAACTTGATGCCATTGACTCCACAAACAGTTACCTTAAGGCTATGTCTGCGGTTAATCTGCCAAAGGATTTTACGGTTGTTGTTGCTAACCATCAAACGCAAGGGAGAGGACAAATGGGTACAATATGGCAAACGGAAGATGGTAAAAACCTTACGGCTAGTGTGTTTAAAGAGGTAGGTTCTATTGCAATAGAAAAGCAGTTCTATATAAGTATGGTTGTAGCTATATCAATTTGTAAGGCGCTAGATTACTTAAAAATCCCGAAATTATCTATAAAATGGCCTAACGACATTTTGTCAGCAAATAAAAAAATTTGTGGTATTCTTATAGAAAATGTGATTAAACAAAATCAACTTAAAGGTTCTATCATTGGATTTGGATTAAACGTTAATCAAAAACATTTTGATAATTTACCTAAAGCATCATCTATGAATTTGCTTACTGGAATTGTTTATGATAGGGATGAAATTCTATCTGGTATTCTAACTGAGCTTCAAGCGTATTTCAAACTTTTAGATGCTAAAAACTATTCCGAAATAAAAACGCAATATGAAACCCTATTGTTTAGAAAAGATAAACCTTCAACATTTAAAAATGAAGATGGTACTATCTTTTCAGGAATTATAAAAAGTATAACTGAAACAGGTAAACTTAACGTTTGGACCGAAGATGATATTATAAAAACCTTTGATTTAAAACAAGTAACCTTGCTTTATTAA